The following proteins come from a genomic window of Gordonia westfalica:
- a CDS encoding DUF3117 domain-containing protein, translating to MAAMKPRTGDGPLEAAKEGRGIVVRIPIEGGGRLVVELTADEAAALGEELRGVTG from the coding sequence ATGGCGGCAATGAAGCCACGTACTGGGGACGGCCCCCTCGAAGCGGCCAAAGAAGGGCGTGGAATCGTTGTCCGGATTCCGATCGAGGGCGGAGGTCGCCTCGTCGTCGAGTTGACCGCCGACGAAGCCGCCGCACTGGGTGAGGAACTCCGCGGGGTCACCGGCTGA
- a CDS encoding putative RNA methyltransferase — protein MCAGPFETGPLGTGHDETSPAAAGSGPSPRGVALRCGDGHSFDIAKQGYVSLLDGRSGSLRADTAAMVAARARVHDAGFFTPVLAAVADRTREFGAGVDKPVVLDAGAGGGHYLRAAVSALADSSPSVRARGIGIDLSKFCARAISRGTPRHAAIVADIWRGLPIADDAATVVLSVFAPRNAAEFARVLQPHGGLVVVSPAADHLAEIIEPMQMLRVDSGKSERLQATFADGFEVVDSSTIRHVIELDAQTVGDLVAMGPSAFHADDADIRSRADAFMGGGTVGVTLSVVVTTCRPIAQG, from the coding sequence GTGTGTGCCGGGCCATTCGAGACCGGACCTCTCGGGACCGGGCACGACGAAACTTCCCCGGCCGCAGCCGGGTCTGGACCGTCACCGCGTGGAGTCGCACTCCGCTGCGGTGACGGTCACTCCTTCGACATCGCCAAACAGGGTTACGTCTCGCTCCTCGACGGACGTTCGGGATCGCTACGTGCCGACACCGCGGCAATGGTCGCGGCCCGCGCGCGTGTCCACGACGCCGGATTCTTCACCCCGGTTCTCGCCGCGGTCGCGGACCGGACACGCGAATTCGGTGCCGGTGTCGACAAACCCGTCGTACTCGACGCCGGAGCCGGTGGCGGTCACTACCTTCGCGCCGCGGTCTCCGCGCTCGCCGACTCCTCGCCGTCCGTCCGGGCACGGGGAATCGGCATCGATCTCTCCAAATTCTGTGCGCGGGCGATCTCCCGCGGCACCCCACGACACGCCGCAATCGTCGCCGACATCTGGCGTGGCCTACCGATCGCCGATGATGCTGCCACTGTTGTGCTCTCGGTGTTCGCCCCGCGCAACGCCGCCGAGTTCGCACGGGTACTCCAACCCCACGGTGGGCTCGTCGTCGTCAGCCCGGCTGCCGACCACCTCGCCGAGATCATCGAACCGATGCAGATGCTGCGGGTCGACTCCGGCAAGTCCGAACGCCTCCAGGCCACCTTCGCCGACGGTTTCGAGGTCGTCGACTCGTCGACGATCCGGCACGTCATCGAACTCGACGCGCAGACCGTGGGCGACCTGGTGGCGATGGGGCCGTCGGCCTTTCATGCCGACGACGCCGACATCCGCTCGCGTGCAGACGCATTCATGGGAGGTGGCACCGTCGGCGTGACGCTGTCGGTGGTCGTGACGACCTGCCGCCCGATCGCGCAGGGCTGA
- a CDS encoding glucosyl-3-phosphoglycerate synthase → MTKQKRRNPISRDKAAVWPTPAEGLGAKRQWSATHTWEQPDWTIDELVAAKDGRTVSVVLPALNEEETVADVIATIMPLYGTLVDELIVLDSGSTDATAERALAAGAQVISREEAVPELEPVKGKGEVLWRSIAATTGDIIAFVDSDLIDPDPMFVPKMLGPLLVNPEIHLVKGYYRRPLRTGGTQDANGGGRVTELVARPLLASQKPDLTAVLQPLGGEYAGTREMLSSVPFAPGYGVEIGLLIDTYDRYGLGGIGQVNLGVRTHRNRPLIELGVMSRQIVGTLMRRCGIEDSGVGLTQFTAELDGSFTPHTTEVYLEDRPPMNTLRSIDSKVMAS, encoded by the coding sequence ATGACCAAGCAGAAGCGACGTAACCCCATCAGTCGCGACAAGGCCGCCGTCTGGCCGACGCCGGCCGAGGGTCTCGGTGCCAAGCGGCAGTGGTCGGCAACCCACACCTGGGAACAGCCGGACTGGACGATCGACGAACTCGTCGCCGCGAAGGACGGACGCACCGTCTCGGTGGTCCTGCCCGCTCTGAACGAGGAGGAGACCGTCGCCGACGTGATCGCCACGATCATGCCGCTGTACGGGACGCTCGTCGACGAACTGATCGTCCTGGACTCGGGCTCCACCGACGCCACAGCCGAGCGCGCGCTGGCCGCCGGTGCGCAGGTGATCAGCCGCGAAGAAGCGGTGCCGGAACTCGAACCCGTCAAGGGCAAGGGTGAGGTGCTGTGGCGCTCGATCGCCGCGACCACCGGCGACATCATCGCCTTCGTCGACTCCGACCTCATCGACCCGGACCCGATGTTCGTGCCGAAGATGCTCGGCCCGCTCCTGGTGAACCCGGAGATCCACCTGGTCAAGGGCTACTACCGGCGGCCGCTGCGCACCGGCGGCACCCAGGACGCCAACGGCGGCGGTCGCGTCACCGAACTCGTCGCCCGGCCGCTGCTGGCCTCCCAGAAGCCCGACCTCACCGCGGTCCTGCAACCGCTCGGCGGCGAGTACGCCGGCACCCGCGAGATGCTGTCGTCGGTGCCGTTCGCGCCCGGCTACGGCGTGGAGATCGGTCTCCTCATCGACACCTACGACCGGTACGGTCTCGGCGGCATCGGCCAGGTGAACCTCGGCGTCCGCACCCACCGCAACCGCCCGCTCATCGAGCTCGGCGTGATGAGCCGCCAGATCGTCGGCACTCTCATGCGCCGGTGCGGCATCGAGGACTCCGGCGTCGGACTGACCCAGTTCACCGCCGAGCTCGACGGCTCGTTCACGCCGCACACCACCGAGGTCTACCTCGAGGACCGTCCGCCGATGAACACCCTCCGCTCGATCGACTCCAAGGTGATGGCCTCCTAG
- a CDS encoding DivIVA domain-containing protein, with protein MQTLLLYLLIMALVAGAVFAVVWFVFGRGEELPPVEPDTTLTRLPRVGIGGDDVRALRFAQTFRGYKQSEVDWALARLAREVDDLRAVIARLRERESGSGPLPGATGVPEAAEDDAAAPENGREQAAYDDPTPNPASREAGPSIRSER; from the coding sequence ATGCAGACCCTGCTGCTGTACCTGCTGATCATGGCGCTCGTCGCCGGGGCAGTGTTCGCCGTCGTGTGGTTCGTCTTCGGGCGCGGGGAGGAACTGCCCCCGGTCGAACCCGACACCACACTGACCCGCCTGCCGAGGGTGGGGATCGGCGGCGACGACGTTCGCGCGTTGCGTTTCGCGCAGACGTTCCGGGGTTACAAGCAATCCGAGGTCGATTGGGCGCTGGCGCGTCTCGCACGCGAGGTCGACGACCTCCGCGCGGTCATCGCACGGCTCCGGGAGCGCGAGTCGGGGTCAGGTCCGCTCCCCGGCGCCACGGGCGTCCCCGAGGCTGCCGAAGACGATGCCGCCGCCCCCGAGAACGGCCGGGAGCAGGCGGCTTACGACGACCCGACCCCCAATCCCGCCTCCCGCGAAGCGGGTCCGTCGATACGCTCGGAGAGGTGA